A window of Chitinophaga sp. MM2321 contains these coding sequences:
- a CDS encoding SusC/RagA family TonB-linked outer membrane protein: MISPLLITRLGTLSLLAGIFWAQQGFCQDAPKDTSYRRTIWKNSTFFSDRKDSLSYNTVKELPYLYTGELLEGRMAGVSLLRTSGEPGVAPVPVIRGFSVPLGGYKDLYSNQPLYVVNGMPLVSNNHPYALAIKDADFTTIGSGIDVNALLDMDNVQNVSVLKGAEAVALYGPRAASGAIVITTKDPEPGAYHIGFNMYGGVAVKPAIKTMNGSFQRDFLMPFYQQYAKPAQWMNFPAYLADSTQPVYFGAANWDDAYYRNAFQHGMGLSIAGGSNRANFRFGVGERTENGVADNTNLKKYNVFYDMTIIPIEKLFINTYVQALTARRSRNHSIRERLAEEEYYTNQQYPLSPNKNYLAKYNELLETGIDRNMGNSIQAAIDVRYDLLKTLSLHTQFSIDYNDNNRDLFVPASLNDGNSYNSYFTGVNRRIRWNNYVEYSKRALRIQVGQTLEDDQLKYDYIRAFRGPSDFIKVIQVDTDSSLWISHDKTLVYTYKDYMRQRTLSFYGNLSYAMKDKYTATLSLRSDGSSLFGNGYWWAVSPVASLNWDLKKEAWLKDAAAINALHLNISGGRTARMPVDDYYSYGPYYTVDIGWSGSSKVATYASMPTLGMPYSRGYTGGGIKWPYDEHLELGISLQAFHHFTAALNIYSRTSKDILLQSPVDAAYGFSGKTVNGMDVSNRGVELSLQGNFHLSSQLNWSSSIVMQYNQQKLLRLPDGLQSMTYGQRRLEVGKATDQFWLLQNEGIYNSDNEIPVTNGKQLTNDGIALHAGDPRWKDVNGDGVINDKDRVLQGHINPPFRGGWNNTLQYKKWTLDLSFSYALGNSLLNGEMANRFDFANREGAAGLDGIKEITFWQVQSGLDKYPRYNPWSLVKPYQAEQTLFYEKASWLKLQAITLRHDLAAYAFLKQTGIRKLQVYMSALNVFTLSPYSGGDPSLSDYFGYSNGYAQPLPRTFTIGINADF; this comes from the coding sequence ATGATTTCACCTTTACTCATTACCCGGCTTGGTACTTTATCGCTGTTGGCAGGCATCTTTTGGGCGCAGCAAGGCTTTTGCCAGGATGCGCCGAAGGATACTTCGTATAGGCGTACCATTTGGAAGAACTCCACTTTTTTCTCAGACAGAAAAGATTCACTGTCTTACAACACTGTAAAGGAATTACCCTATCTCTATACAGGGGAGCTACTGGAAGGCAGGATGGCCGGTGTATCGTTATTGCGAACCTCCGGTGAGCCCGGCGTAGCGCCGGTACCGGTTATTCGCGGGTTCTCTGTTCCTTTGGGCGGTTACAAAGATCTCTACAGCAACCAGCCCTTGTATGTTGTAAATGGTATGCCGCTGGTGAGTAACAATCATCCCTATGCGCTGGCAATAAAGGATGCTGACTTCACTACTATAGGCAGTGGTATCGATGTAAATGCATTGCTGGATATGGACAACGTGCAAAATGTATCGGTACTGAAAGGCGCTGAAGCCGTTGCATTGTATGGCCCGCGTGCAGCCAGTGGCGCCATTGTCATTACTACAAAAGATCCCGAACCGGGCGCCTATCATATCGGTTTTAATATGTATGGCGGTGTAGCGGTGAAGCCTGCCATCAAAACAATGAACGGCAGTTTTCAGCGCGACTTCCTGATGCCTTTTTATCAGCAGTATGCGAAGCCTGCACAATGGATGAACTTCCCTGCCTATCTCGCAGATTCCACACAGCCGGTATATTTTGGCGCTGCCAACTGGGATGATGCCTATTATCGCAATGCTTTTCAACATGGCATGGGGCTGAGTATTGCCGGTGGCAGTAATCGCGCTAACTTCCGCTTTGGTGTAGGGGAGCGTACGGAAAATGGTGTAGCAGATAATACAAACCTTAAAAAGTATAATGTGTTCTATGACATGACCATTATACCCATAGAAAAATTGTTTATCAATACTTATGTACAGGCGCTTACCGCACGCAGAAGCAGGAACCACAGTATCCGCGAGCGCCTGGCGGAAGAAGAATATTATACCAATCAGCAATACCCGTTATCTCCCAATAAAAATTATCTCGCAAAATATAATGAGCTGCTGGAAACGGGCATAGACAGGAATATGGGAAATTCCATACAGGCAGCTATTGATGTGAGATATGATCTGTTGAAAACACTGTCACTCCATACACAGTTCTCTATCGATTACAACGATAATAACCGCGACCTTTTTGTACCTGCTTCCCTGAATGATGGCAACAGCTACAACTCTTATTTCACGGGTGTCAACAGGCGTATCCGCTGGAATAATTATGTGGAATACAGTAAACGCGCATTGCGGATACAGGTAGGACAAACACTGGAAGATGATCAGCTGAAATATGATTATATCCGCGCTTTCCGCGGACCATCAGATTTTATAAAGGTGATCCAGGTGGATACAGATAGCTCGCTGTGGATTTCGCATGATAAAACGCTGGTGTATACCTATAAAGATTATATGCGGCAACGCACTTTATCTTTCTACGGTAATCTTTCCTATGCTATGAAAGATAAGTACACCGCTACACTTTCCCTTCGCAGCGATGGATCATCGTTGTTTGGAAATGGTTACTGGTGGGCTGTTTCACCGGTTGCATCGCTGAACTGGGATCTGAAGAAAGAAGCATGGCTGAAAGATGCGGCGGCTATCAATGCGCTGCACCTGAATATCAGTGGTGGACGTACCGCGCGCATGCCTGTAGATGATTATTATAGTTACGGACCTTATTATACCGTAGATATTGGCTGGAGCGGAAGTAGCAAAGTAGCCACCTATGCTTCCATGCCTACGCTTGGAATGCCTTACAGCAGAGGCTATACGGGCGGTGGTATTAAATGGCCTTATGATGAACACCTGGAACTGGGTATTTCTTTACAAGCCTTCCACCATTTTACGGCTGCACTGAATATTTATTCCCGCACGAGCAAAGACATCCTGCTGCAATCTCCGGTGGACGCAGCTTACGGCTTCTCCGGAAAAACGGTGAATGGAATGGATGTCAGTAACCGGGGCGTAGAACTGAGCCTGCAAGGGAATTTTCATTTATCCTCCCAGCTGAATTGGTCCAGCAGTATAGTGATGCAATACAACCAGCAGAAACTGTTACGCCTGCCGGATGGTTTGCAATCCATGACCTACGGACAGCGGCGCCTGGAAGTTGGCAAAGCAACTGACCAGTTCTGGCTGTTGCAGAATGAAGGTATTTACAACAGCGACAATGAGATCCCGGTAACAAACGGCAAACAGCTTACGAATGATGGCATTGCTTTACACGCCGGTGATCCGCGCTGGAAAGATGTAAACGGAGATGGCGTTATTAATGATAAGGACCGTGTGTTGCAGGGACATATTAACCCGCCTTTCCGCGGCGGATGGAATAATACGCTGCAATATAAAAAATGGACACTCGATCTTTCCTTCTCCTATGCATTGGGTAACTCCCTGCTCAACGGTGAAATGGCTAACCGCTTTGATTTTGCCAACAGAGAAGGAGCAGCAGGGCTGGATGGTATAAAGGAAATTACTTTCTGGCAGGTGCAGTCCGGCCTGGATAAATATCCCCGCTACAATCCATGGAGCCTGGTAAAGCCTTATCAGGCGGAGCAGACCTTGTTCTACGAAAAGGCTTCCTGGCTGAAATTGCAGGCAATTACGCTGCGGCATGACCTGGCTGCTTACGCATTCCTAAAACAAACTGGTATCAGGAAACTGCAGGTATATATGTCTGCACTCAATGTATTCACGTTGTCACCTTATTCCGGTGGCGACCCTTCACTATCAGATTATTTTGGGTACAGCAACGGTTATGCGCAACCGTTACCCCGCACTTTCACGATTGGTATCAACGCAGATTTTTAA
- a CDS encoding ABC transporter permease: MFKNYFKIAFRNLVRHKLFTGLNIFGLAIGMASSILIFLWVQDELSYDKFNVHANNIYRLTTRLSDINAAVVPIPMAVTMKAEIPVIKNATRLSTLHSIVTIGNTKYDEKNIFYADTNFLQMFSYPLLEGNKATVLSRADGVVLTAKTAAKYFGNTQNAMGKVLHIDNDIKGKDLVVTGVLKDIPHNSHLQFDLLLPISLYDKIINQTQAWGNFDVFTYFQLDDHFDATPAALKSLEQQINVVHDKFDVTKTKSVYFLQPLTAIHLDGQLMLDVEGQGNGQYVRVFSLVAIFILLIACINFMNLSTALSSQRAKEVGMRKAAGAMRSQLIMQFINESLFLSFISMVIGIVVAFMLLPLFNDLAAKTIVFDLFNVKLMAILIGTAVLVGLIAGSYPALYLSSFSAVKVLKGVKNLHGGKTFFRNGLVVMQFAISVILMVSTLVVYQQLQFIRHRDIGFNKDNLLYMQLPQVGDLQHNNQAIKASLSQYPDVADYTTVSHLPTYLTTGTTNVNWSGKDPQQQIIFPQIWVDENFVKTFGMHMLAGRFFSKEFKGDENNFVVNETALKIMKMNPATAVGQAVEHNGQTGQIIGVIKDFNFKPVQKSIEPLILKNAVSGNMNGNAGYMVIRTTGGNLEHTISELKKVSQQVYPDYPFSYGFINDDLTKLYKAEQQMGRLFNVFSVLSILVSCLGLFGLATFTTQKRIKEIGVRKVLGASEAGIVALLSKDFVKLVLLALVIAFPIAWLVMNKWLEGFAYRISISWWIFIFAGVIAILIAFLTVSYQSVKAAFANPVKSLRSE; encoded by the coding sequence ATGTTTAAAAATTACTTTAAAATAGCTTTTCGCAATCTTGTTCGTCATAAATTATTTACCGGCCTGAATATTTTCGGGTTGGCTATCGGGATGGCCAGTAGTATCTTGATTTTTTTATGGGTACAGGACGAGTTAAGCTATGATAAGTTTAATGTACATGCCAATAATATCTACCGGCTCACTACCCGTTTATCTGACATTAATGCTGCGGTAGTACCAATACCTATGGCGGTAACGATGAAAGCAGAGATCCCTGTTATTAAGAATGCCACCCGTTTATCCACCCTGCATAGTATTGTAACGATAGGCAATACTAAATATGACGAAAAGAATATTTTTTACGCCGATACCAATTTCCTTCAGATGTTCAGCTACCCGCTGCTGGAAGGCAATAAAGCTACTGTGCTTTCACGCGCAGATGGCGTGGTACTCACCGCAAAAACAGCCGCGAAATATTTTGGCAACACACAAAATGCGATGGGGAAGGTGTTGCATATTGATAATGATATTAAGGGGAAAGACCTGGTGGTAACCGGTGTCCTAAAGGATATTCCGCATAATTCGCACCTGCAGTTCGATCTCTTGCTGCCTATATCGCTCTATGATAAAATAATCAATCAAACGCAGGCGTGGGGAAATTTTGATGTGTTTACCTATTTCCAGCTCGATGATCATTTTGATGCTACGCCTGCCGCATTAAAGTCACTGGAGCAACAGATAAATGTAGTCCACGATAAATTTGATGTCACCAAAACGAAAAGTGTGTACTTCCTGCAACCGCTTACGGCTATTCACCTGGATGGCCAACTGATGCTGGATGTAGAAGGGCAGGGCAACGGGCAGTATGTACGGGTGTTTTCACTGGTGGCCATTTTTATTTTGCTGATAGCCTGTATTAATTTTATGAATTTGTCTACCGCACTTTCATCGCAGCGGGCCAAGGAAGTGGGCATGCGTAAAGCCGCGGGAGCTATGCGTTCCCAGTTGATCATGCAGTTTATCAATGAATCGTTGTTCCTCTCTTTTATTTCGATGGTGATTGGTATCGTTGTGGCATTTATGTTGTTACCGCTGTTCAATGATCTGGCTGCCAAGACGATTGTATTCGATCTGTTCAACGTAAAGTTAATGGCCATCCTCATCGGTACTGCTGTATTGGTGGGCCTCATTGCCGGTAGTTACCCGGCATTGTACCTGTCATCGTTCAGTGCTGTGAAAGTATTGAAAGGCGTAAAAAATCTGCATGGAGGAAAAACATTCTTCAGGAATGGACTGGTGGTGATGCAGTTTGCTATTTCGGTGATCCTGATGGTAAGCACATTGGTGGTTTATCAGCAGTTGCAATTTATCCGCCACCGGGATATTGGTTTCAATAAAGATAACCTGCTTTATATGCAGCTGCCGCAGGTGGGTGACCTGCAACATAACAACCAGGCTATAAAGGCGTCCCTGAGCCAGTATCCGGATGTTGCTGACTATACCACTGTCAGCCATCTGCCTACTTATCTGACCACCGGCACCACCAATGTAAACTGGTCGGGCAAGGATCCGCAACAACAAATAATTTTTCCGCAGATATGGGTAGATGAAAATTTTGTCAAAACCTTTGGTATGCATATGCTTGCCGGCAGATTTTTTTCGAAAGAATTTAAAGGAGATGAAAATAATTTTGTGGTGAATGAAACTGCTTTGAAGATCATGAAGATGAATCCGGCAACGGCAGTAGGGCAGGCAGTTGAACATAACGGGCAAACAGGACAAATAATAGGCGTTATAAAAGATTTTAATTTTAAGCCTGTACAGAAATCGATAGAACCCCTTATATTAAAGAATGCTGTTTCCGGGAATATGAATGGTAATGCTGGTTATATGGTAATCAGGACCACCGGTGGAAACCTGGAACATACTATCAGCGAGTTGAAGAAGGTTTCGCAGCAGGTGTATCCTGACTATCCTTTTTCCTATGGATTTATAAATGATGACCTGACTAAATTATATAAAGCCGAACAGCAGATGGGCAGGCTTTTTAATGTCTTTTCTGTGCTGTCTATCCTGGTTTCCTGCCTGGGTCTTTTTGGCCTGGCCACTTTTACCACACAAAAGCGTATTAAGGAGATAGGCGTACGAAAAGTACTCGGCGCCAGTGAAGCGGGTATTGTTGCACTGCTGTCGAAAGATTTTGTAAAGCTGGTTTTACTGGCCCTCGTCATTGCTTTTCCTATTGCCTGGTTAGTAATGAACAAATGGCTGGAGGGCTTCGCCTATCGTATCAGTATCAGCTGGTGGATATTTATATTTGCAGGCGTTATTGCCATCCTCATTGCCTTCCTGACCGTAAGCTATCAATCTGTAAAAGCCGCTTTTGCCAATCCCGTAAAGAGTTTAAGATCAGAATAA
- a CDS encoding SusD/RagB family nutrient-binding outer membrane lipoprotein — MNRSRSILAGIVLLYCAGCMKPADLQVNPNKATVAPPGAVLTGIEQAMFSAPWSYAQRSSQYHCLTYTYYGDQSYRFGSGTFYYYNLRDVTQLEKEATRVGGDEMRPYFALANFIKAYFYINMSAQMGDVPMSQAMMADKGIDRPAYDLQRDVYRQSFLLLKRAHDTLAALNRSGNYTVNGDVFYNGNLKQWQQLVNAFRLRALISLSNKTGDQELRIKETFAEIMQLPLPAGNVDNLQVTYGADDVSNYNPAYSANAEVDAKRNPLGAVYINLLTALRDPRLFVVALPATIADSSGLQVHDFNVYRGAHTGTTQAELNDSASEGYFSLPDYKYFFSSKTGPSTILLGYAEMNFTIAEAINRGWITGSAASYYTAGITASMQGYNIPADTINAYLTQTDIRYKGNNGAGLEQILQQKYLAFFQNSGWEPFYNQRRTGVPVFEIGPSNLNQGLLPVRWVYPASEYLDNGVHLKEAINRQYGGADDLNGVMWLLK, encoded by the coding sequence ATGAACCGTAGCAGGAGCATCTTAGCGGGGATCGTGTTGTTATATTGTGCAGGTTGTATGAAGCCGGCAGATTTGCAGGTAAATCCCAACAAGGCCACCGTGGCGCCGCCGGGGGCAGTGCTTACGGGTATTGAGCAGGCGATGTTTTCCGCTCCCTGGAGTTATGCACAGCGTAGCAGTCAGTATCATTGTCTTACCTACACTTATTACGGTGATCAAAGCTACCGGTTTGGATCCGGTACTTTTTACTATTACAACCTGCGTGATGTAACGCAGCTGGAAAAAGAGGCAACGCGTGTAGGAGGGGATGAGATGCGTCCTTATTTTGCACTGGCCAATTTTATAAAGGCATACTTTTATATTAACATGTCGGCGCAAATGGGGGATGTGCCTATGAGTCAGGCTATGATGGCTGATAAAGGGATAGACCGGCCTGCGTATGACCTGCAAAGGGATGTGTACAGGCAATCTTTCCTGTTGTTAAAACGGGCGCATGATACGCTGGCTGCATTGAACCGCAGCGGCAACTATACCGTTAACGGCGATGTATTTTATAATGGTAATCTGAAGCAATGGCAGCAGCTCGTTAATGCATTCCGCCTGCGCGCACTGATCAGTTTAAGTAATAAAACAGGTGATCAGGAGCTGCGGATAAAAGAAACCTTTGCGGAAATAATGCAGCTTCCTTTACCTGCCGGTAATGTGGACAACCTCCAGGTTACGTATGGCGCAGATGATGTGAGTAATTATAATCCTGCTTATTCCGCTAACGCCGAAGTGGATGCCAAACGTAATCCTTTGGGCGCCGTTTATATCAACTTGCTGACTGCCCTGCGTGATCCGCGTTTATTTGTAGTAGCGTTGCCGGCAACTATCGCGGATTCCAGTGGGTTGCAAGTGCATGATTTCAATGTTTACAGGGGTGCGCATACCGGCACTACCCAGGCGGAGCTGAATGATTCCGCCAGCGAGGGTTATTTCTCCCTGCCGGATTACAAATACTTTTTCTCTTCTAAAACAGGTCCTTCTACCATTCTGCTGGGGTATGCAGAAATGAATTTTACCATTGCAGAAGCGATCAACCGCGGCTGGATTACCGGTAGTGCAGCGTCCTATTACACGGCAGGTATCACCGCCTCCATGCAGGGATATAATATTCCGGCAGATACCATTAATGCATACCTCACGCAAACGGATATACGTTACAAGGGGAATAATGGTGCCGGCCTGGAACAGATCCTGCAACAGAAGTACCTGGCCTTTTTCCAGAACTCCGGGTGGGAACCTTTCTACAACCAACGCAGAACGGGTGTGCCTGTATTTGAAATAGGCCCCTCTAATTTAAACCAGGGCTTGCTGCCGGTGCGCTGGGTGTACCCGGCATCGGAGTATCTCGACAATGGCGTACACCTGAAAGAAGCGATTAACAGGCAATATGGTGGCGCCGATGACCTGAACGGGGTGATGTGGTTGCTGAAATAA
- a CDS encoding SusC/RagA family TonB-linked outer membrane protein, with protein sequence MMFRVVLCMLIAVLGNTYARAQQKFTFSYTNTSMEKILTAMEEKSGCKFLYNPRLLPTGPVTLRARKVSLPHALDMLLGDSLAYRILDNKLIVIAAVGSRSVMQSVSGTVVNEEEQPVVGATVHEQGAETGVITDEKGMFNLLVTANGALGISHVGYNHKTILIEGKQQLHIVLEEQYKELQEVMVTALGIQKEARSIGYAVQEVKVSGTEMVKAREPNAYSALYGKVAGLAVQNSRYLYNNPQLYLRGKVPLIVVDGVPVNSDSWDLNIDDVESIVVLKGAAAAALYGQAGAMGAVQIISKRGSNNKRGFEVEINSTTELQKGAIAIPHAQYNYGPGDYFKYAFVDGKGGGIFDYDYNIWGPRLEGQLITQWNSPRDANGNLVPLPWEVKNKDNLGDFLQTGMLATNNIAVSGRNEQGDFRLSVTQLNQRGTLPNTRLGITTMQMSGGYKLGKKARVDAQFTYNKQYAPNYPSIAYGPESPIYGLLIWSGSNFDINDPELKNYWYPGMEGLQQRWVEYTRYNNPWFNANEYKKAFYKDVLTGYASLSYNLNKYLDVQVKSAFNIYFTNQNTNYPVSGLYYGVDFYKNGAYAESSNRYSQQNNSVLLNFHRQLPAGFAMKLSMGGNIQTIRFQSSDAHTSGGLLIPGVYTLQNSAKQIDNATSYRAVKQVASVFGYADFSYKNVLFLDITGRADRNSSMPIDHNTYFYPQASMSAVISDMVSLPKPISFLKLSASVAKVGEGISSTALNRDYSLVPTYDKGNTWLGNRSVNYAIDNVLYNKDIRPEFHTAFETGMDIRFFNQRLGLSAQAYRSVDGPQIFSLSISNASGFGYRKVNGLVTERRGLELNLAGALVKTKTFTWDMVMNWSSNITYLKEVYDTMDSYQRVKIGERFDQIYINPFERNPTTGAMLYHSNGTPIVNDQVYKFWGYADPDWMLGTTQTIAYKDISLTLEFDGSFGGKIFNYLNYKMWQSGTNPASDNEYRYQDWLHRDDPGYKGTRVGVGDIVTSGEVKYDQQGKIISDTRTFAPNTMPVLEENWANSYETADERKYRSKTYFKLRGITLTYRFPEKLLRRVKEVHAASVSLVTRNVMYFAQLKEIDLDHWAYNSESELEEPSMRSIGINLNIKF encoded by the coding sequence ATGATGTTTCGAGTAGTGTTATGCATGCTGATAGCTGTGTTAGGGAACACGTATGCACGGGCGCAGCAAAAATTTACCTTTTCCTATACCAACACCAGTATGGAGAAGATCCTGACAGCTATGGAAGAAAAAAGCGGTTGCAAATTCCTGTATAATCCCCGCTTGTTGCCTACAGGCCCGGTAACACTGCGGGCTCGTAAAGTATCTCTTCCCCATGCACTTGATATGCTCCTGGGCGATTCTCTCGCTTACAGGATCCTCGATAATAAGTTAATCGTAATAGCAGCAGTAGGCTCCAGGTCCGTTATGCAGTCTGTTTCGGGAACAGTAGTGAATGAAGAGGAACAACCTGTAGTAGGTGCTACGGTACATGAACAGGGCGCAGAAACAGGGGTGATAACAGATGAAAAAGGCATGTTCAATCTGCTGGTCACTGCCAATGGTGCGCTGGGGATCAGCCATGTGGGTTATAACCATAAAACCATATTAATAGAAGGAAAGCAGCAGCTGCATATCGTGCTGGAAGAGCAATACAAAGAGTTGCAGGAAGTGATGGTAACGGCATTGGGCATACAAAAAGAAGCCCGTTCCATCGGATATGCTGTTCAGGAAGTAAAGGTATCCGGAACAGAGATGGTTAAAGCCAGAGAACCGAATGCATACAGCGCCTTATATGGTAAAGTTGCCGGCCTGGCGGTGCAGAACTCCCGCTATCTCTACAATAATCCCCAATTATATCTGCGTGGAAAAGTACCCCTGATCGTGGTGGACGGCGTACCTGTCAATTCCGATTCCTGGGATCTGAATATTGATGATGTGGAATCCATTGTAGTGCTGAAAGGCGCTGCCGCCGCTGCTTTGTACGGACAGGCAGGTGCTATGGGCGCTGTGCAGATCATCAGCAAACGGGGTAGTAATAATAAGCGCGGCTTCGAAGTGGAAATCAATTCAACAACAGAATTACAGAAAGGCGCTATCGCTATCCCGCATGCCCAGTATAACTACGGACCGGGAGATTATTTTAAATATGCCTTTGTAGACGGAAAAGGCGGTGGCATATTTGATTACGACTATAACATCTGGGGCCCACGGCTGGAAGGACAACTCATCACCCAGTGGAATAGCCCGCGGGATGCAAACGGCAACCTGGTACCGCTGCCCTGGGAAGTCAAAAACAAAGACAACCTCGGCGACTTTTTACAAACAGGAATGCTGGCTACAAATAATATAGCCGTTTCCGGTAGGAATGAGCAGGGCGATTTCCGGTTGTCTGTTACACAGCTGAATCAACGCGGCACTTTACCTAATACCAGGCTGGGGATTACCACCATGCAAATGTCCGGTGGGTATAAACTGGGTAAGAAAGCAAGGGTGGATGCACAGTTTACCTACAATAAACAATACGCTCCCAACTATCCCAGTATCGCGTATGGGCCTGAAAGTCCTATCTATGGCTTATTGATCTGGAGTGGAAGCAATTTTGATATCAATGACCCTGAGCTGAAAAATTACTGGTATCCCGGTATGGAAGGGCTACAACAACGCTGGGTGGAATATACCCGTTATAACAATCCCTGGTTTAATGCCAACGAGTATAAGAAAGCTTTTTATAAAGATGTATTGACGGGGTATGCATCGTTGTCGTATAATTTGAATAAATACCTGGACGTACAGGTAAAATCTGCCTTCAATATTTATTTTACGAATCAAAATACGAACTACCCGGTGTCAGGTCTTTATTACGGGGTGGATTTTTATAAAAACGGCGCTTATGCAGAAAGTTCCAACAGGTATAGCCAGCAGAATAATTCTGTGCTGCTGAACTTTCACCGGCAGTTGCCTGCTGGCTTTGCCATGAAACTGAGTATGGGCGGTAATATACAAACGATTCGTTTTCAGAGTAGTGATGCGCATACTTCCGGGGGCCTGTTAATACCCGGTGTATATACCTTGCAGAACTCTGCCAAACAGATTGATAATGCTACCAGCTACCGCGCTGTGAAGCAGGTGGCCAGTGTATTCGGCTATGCTGATTTCAGTTATAAAAATGTGTTGTTCCTGGATATTACCGGTAGGGCAGACCGGAATTCCAGCATGCCGATAGATCACAATACTTATTTCTATCCGCAGGCCAGCATGAGCGCCGTGATCTCGGATATGGTAAGTTTACCAAAGCCGATTTCTTTTCTGAAACTATCTGCCTCCGTGGCGAAAGTGGGAGAAGGCATCAGTTCCACCGCGCTTAACAGAGATTATTCGCTGGTGCCCACTTACGACAAGGGGAATACCTGGCTGGGTAACAGGTCTGTTAACTATGCCATAGATAATGTGCTGTATAATAAAGATATCCGGCCGGAATTCCATACAGCGTTTGAAACGGGCATGGATATACGTTTTTTTAATCAGCGGCTGGGATTAAGTGCACAGGCTTACAGATCTGTCGATGGTCCGCAGATCTTCAGTCTTTCCATTTCCAATGCATCGGGTTTTGGCTACCGGAAAGTAAACGGGCTGGTAACAGAAAGACGCGGGCTGGAATTGAACCTGGCAGGGGCTTTGGTAAAAACAAAAACATTTACCTGGGATATGGTGATGAACTGGAGCAGTAATATCACTTATCTCAAAGAAGTATATGACACCATGGATAGCTATCAACGGGTGAAGATAGGTGAGCGGTTTGACCAGATCTATATCAATCCTTTTGAACGCAACCCCACCACCGGTGCGATGCTATATCACAGTAATGGAACACCAATCGTAAATGACCAGGTGTATAAGTTCTGGGGCTATGCTGATCCCGACTGGATGCTGGGCACCACCCAAACTATTGCCTATAAGGATATATCGCTTACCCTGGAATTTGATGGCAGCTTTGGCGGAAAGATCTTCAACTACCTTAATTACAAGATGTGGCAATCGGGTACCAACCCAGCTTCGGATAATGAATACCGCTATCAGGACTGGCTGCACCGCGATGATCCGGGATATAAAGGAACGCGTGTAGGCGTTGGCGATATAGTAACCAGCGGAGAAGTGAAGTATGATCAGCAGGGAAAGATCATTTCGGATACCCGGACCTTTGCCCCCAATACCATGCCTGTACTGGAAGAGAACTGGGCCAACAGCTATGAAACAGCAGATGAACGGAAATACCGGAGCAAAACCTATTTTAAGTTAAGAGGTATCACGCTGACTTATCGTTTCCCTGAAAAGCTATTACGCAGGGTGAAAGAAGTGCATGCCGCCAGCGTATCGCTGGTCACCCGCAACGTGATGTACTTTGCGCAGTTGAAAGAGATTGACCTGGATCATTGGGCATATAATTCGGAGAGTGAACTGGAAGAGCCGTCTATGAGAAGCATAGGTATTAACCTGAATATTAAATTCTGA